The proteins below are encoded in one region of Sedimentibacter sp. zth1:
- a CDS encoding N-acetylmuramoyl-L-alanine amidase, with translation MEKKLESVNIVFLIAIIILLLINVVFYFVYKNTETEKTNVDVVEDKISILIDPGHGGVDSGAVNKYGEHEAFLNLKISKYLMSFLDSTGFNVEMTRYTDDALYNQGANTTIREKKNEDLKNRVELINNSNADIVVSIHLNAFSQDKYYGAQTFYKAKDENSKKAAQIIQKNMKNILDKNNNRVPQIKRDVRIIDCATKPIVLVECGFVSNPTESKLLCTKEYQEKVAWAIYSGLLEYFSGK, from the coding sequence ATGGAGAAAAAATTAGAAAGTGTTAATATAGTATTTTTAATTGCCATAATTATATTATTGTTAATAAATGTAGTGTTTTATTTTGTATATAAGAATACTGAAACAGAGAAAACAAATGTAGATGTTGTGGAAGATAAGATTAGCATATTAATAGATCCTGGTCATGGAGGTGTTGATTCAGGTGCTGTTAACAAGTATGGAGAGCACGAGGCATTTCTAAATTTAAAAATATCAAAATACCTAATGTCATTTTTAGATAGTACTGGTTTTAATGTTGAAATGACAAGATACACAGATGATGCTTTGTATAATCAAGGTGCAAATACAACAATTAGAGAAAAGAAAAATGAAGACTTAAAGAATAGAGTAGAATTAATCAATAATTCAAATGCCGATATTGTTGTATCCATACATTTAAATGCTTTTTCACAGGATAAGTACTATGGAGCACAAACATTTTACAAAGCAAAGGACGAAAATAGTAAAAAAGCGGCACAAATTATACAAAAGAATATGAAAAATATTTTAGACAAAAATAACAATAGGGTACCTCAAATAAAAAGAGACGTTAGAATTATTGACTGCGCGACAAAACCAATAGTGCTAGTTGAATGTGGTTTTGTTTCAAATCCAACTGAAAGCAAATTACTCTGTACGAAAGAATATCAAGAAAAAGTTGCATGGGCTATATATTCTGGACTTTTAGAATATTTTTCAGGAAAATAA
- a CDS encoding cysteine-rich small domain-containing protein, producing MCKDNCKNNCNDSNKKQTEHYKFFQNRECEYFPCHKTDDIENFNCLFCYCPLYMLKDKCGGNFVKNHDVKDCSNCLVPHAKGSYERIMSKMKEVLDNGSDF from the coding sequence ATGTGTAAAGATAATTGTAAAAATAATTGTAATGATAGTAACAAGAAACAAACTGAGCATTATAAATTTTTTCAAAACAGAGAATGTGAATACTTTCCATGTCATAAAACTGATGATATAGAAAACTTTAACTGTCTATTTTGTTATTGTCCATTGTATATGCTAAAGGACAAATGCGGTGGTAATTTCGTTAAAAACCACGATGTTAAAGATTGTTCAAATTGTTTAGTACCTCATGCCAAAGGTTCATATGAAAGAATAATGTCTAAAATGAAAGAAGTTTTAGATAATGGTAGTGATTTTTAA
- a CDS encoding MATE family efflux transporter — translation MKERIDLLKGNILSTLTKLAIPIMGTSLIQMAYNMTDMIWIGRVGSKALAAVGTAGMFMWLSQGLITLCRIGGQVKVGQSLGANDINLAKDYTKTAIQMGAILALLYTLVMIVFSKPLIGFFNFSEIDVINDARIYLIYISIGLVFTFLNQIITGLITATGNSKTPFLVNSVGLVVNIILDPILIFGIGIIPSLGVIGAAIATVLAQGIVFSLYVHYMRNENLIFVDLNVFSKIKTKLVNDIVKIGLPPGVQSAMFTIIAIIIARIIADFGSSAIAVQKVGSQIESMSWMTADGFASALNSFISQNYGANNNERAKEGYYTSIKISIILGLFTTSLLVFLPGPIFYIFLPEKGLLPLGIDYLRILGYSQLFMCTEIVTSGAFAAFGRTTVPSIINVVFTAIRIPMAIVLIKLFGGLNGIWWALTISSVIRGILLPSMFVYFLKKNNI, via the coding sequence GCAATTCCTATTATGGGTACTTCACTTATTCAAATGGCTTATAATATGACAGATATGATTTGGATAGGTAGAGTAGGTAGTAAAGCTTTAGCTGCAGTAGGTACCGCAGGAATGTTTATGTGGCTATCACAGGGATTAATAACATTATGTAGAATAGGTGGACAAGTTAAGGTTGGACAGTCACTTGGTGCTAACGATATTAATCTTGCGAAGGACTATACAAAAACTGCTATACAAATGGGTGCGATTTTGGCATTGTTATATACTTTAGTTATGATTGTGTTTTCAAAGCCACTTATAGGATTTTTTAATTTTTCTGAAATAGATGTAATTAATGATGCAAGAATATACTTGATATACATTAGTATTGGTCTTGTTTTTACATTCTTAAATCAAATAATTACGGGTTTGATAACAGCAACGGGCAATAGTAAAACACCATTTCTGGTTAATTCAGTAGGCTTAGTTGTAAATATTATATTAGACCCAATTTTGATATTTGGTATAGGCATTATACCAAGCTTAGGTGTGATAGGCGCTGCTATTGCAACAGTTTTAGCTCAAGGAATAGTTTTTTCATTGTATGTACATTATATGAGAAATGAGAATTTAATATTTGTAGATTTAAATGTATTCTCTAAAATAAAGACAAAATTAGTAAATGATATAGTAAAAATCGGATTGCCACCAGGGGTTCAAAGTGCAATGTTTACAATTATTGCTATTATAATAGCTAGAATAATTGCTGATTTTGGTTCAAGTGCTATAGCGGTGCAAAAAGTAGGTTCGCAGATTGAATCAATGTCTTGGATGACTGCCGATGGATTTGCCAGTGCATTGAATTCGTTTATATCTCAAAATTATGGGGCTAATAACAACGAAAGGGCTAAAGAAGGTTATTATACATCTATCAAAATCAGTATAATTTTAGGATTATTTACAACCTCACTTTTAGTTTTTTTACCAGGACCGATTTTTTACATATTTTTACCTGAAAAAGGGCTTTTACCTTTAGGTATCGATTATTTGAGAATACTTGGATATTCACAATTATTTATGTGCACAGAAATTGTAACAAGTGGTGCTTTTGCTGCATTTGGAAGGACTACTGTTCCTTCAATAATAAATGTTGTGTTTACAGCTATCAGAATTCCTATGGCGATAGTTTTAATTAAATTATTTGGTGGACTAAATGGAATATGGTGGGCACTTACTATTTCGAGTGTAATTAGAGGAATTTTACTTCCTTCTATGTTTGTATATTTTCTTAAGAAAAATAATATATAG
- a CDS encoding PTS sugar transporter subunit IIA: MINILIVTHGNFGKELLKSAELVIGKIDNAESISFNKGESYDELVKCVEEAVERLNKDDLIVFTDMYGGSPFNAVAKLMKNNNFYHLTGINFPLFIDIAINRTSYSIEEIAQKVIKNGKKSIVFVNERFTFD; encoded by the coding sequence ATGATAAATATATTAATAGTGACACATGGAAATTTCGGAAAAGAGCTACTTAAAAGCGCTGAATTGGTTATTGGAAAGATAGATAATGCTGAATCAATTTCATTTAATAAAGGTGAAAGCTATGATGAACTAGTAAAATGTGTAGAGGAAGCTGTTGAAAGACTAAATAAAGATGATTTGATAGTGTTTACTGATATGTATGGTGGAAGCCCATTCAATGCAGTAGCAAAACTTATGAAAAACAATAATTTTTATCATCTAACAGGAATTAATTTCCCTCTTTTTATAGATATTGCAATTAATAGAACTTCATATTCAATAGAGGAAATTGCGCAAAAGGTAATAAAAAATGGTAAGAAAAGTATAGTGTTTGTAAATGAAAGATTTACATTTGACTAA
- a CDS encoding PTS sugar transporter subunit IIB, which yields MKNVILARIDDRLLHGQVVVSWIPKLNVNEVLVIDDESAQDEFLKELIKATAPDNILVNILTINESISYLSEQTNGEKILILTKKISNLCILINNNIDINRINLGGLGFNNDRTRYLNFISLNDEEKNLLIELDKSKKCSLEIQMVPNDKKYILSELLKG from the coding sequence ATGAAAAATGTTATTTTGGCAAGAATAGATGACAGATTGTTGCATGGTCAAGTTGTAGTGTCATGGATACCTAAATTAAATGTAAACGAGGTGTTGGTTATAGACGATGAAAGTGCACAAGATGAATTTTTAAAGGAACTAATCAAAGCTACAGCTCCTGATAATATTTTAGTAAATATTTTAACAATTAATGAATCTATATCATACTTAAGTGAACAAACAAATGGTGAAAAGATATTAATTCTTACCAAAAAAATTTCTAACCTTTGTATTTTAATTAATAATAATATTGATATTAATAGAATAAATCTTGGCGGATTAGGATTTAATAATGATAGAACAAGATATTTGAATTTTATATCACTAAATGATGAAGAAAAAAATTTATTGATTGAGCTTGATAAAAGTAAAAAATGCAGTTTGGAAATACAGATGGTACCAAATGATAAAAAATATATTCTTAGTGAATTATTGAAGGGTTAA
- a CDS encoding PTS system mannose/fructose/sorbose family transporter subunit IID has protein sequence MNIVNFILISLIYFLGSSTSWTFGVGYYTLYRPVIAGGLAGAIFGDAVTGFLVGALVNVVYLDFVSTGGSLKGDPCLSAIIAAISAILLKIGVLEALAIAWPVGFIGVLIWKYRLKVNICFVGKFSKKAANKKANIFLYNVLYPQLLLLLSCVIIILVSYVIIKLLMVIINLRYGVFTYILMLIGLVLVFNFIISNIKKIKKINLLIIFVFALLVLVFTKSISILYLCIGFLLYLMYKDFKLIKKANRNDNYTIKYKDLLKSWVVWMNFSHACYNFERMQGLAFAHCMKNIINILYIDKEKRLERIIYYTDFFNTEPNLGTPIHGYVISLEEKFSKNEYNGDINTLKRSMMGVVSGLGDSFTQTVLTPIFISICVVFAFNKNIYGVIITALALSFVILYISYTGFIKGYYNQKNGLMDRINEVKQSHIKRNYSLINIVLFALITYNSLALINSLKLRATDLFISIGITIIIRSTGILYNIIKNRKIKNN, from the coding sequence ATGAATATTGTAAATTTCATATTAATTAGTTTAATATACTTTTTAGGAAGTAGTACATCTTGGACGTTTGGAGTAGGGTATTATACATTATATAGGCCTGTAATTGCTGGTGGGCTTGCTGGAGCAATATTTGGTGACGCAGTAACGGGTTTTTTAGTAGGAGCACTTGTAAATGTAGTATATTTAGATTTTGTGTCAACTGGTGGAAGTTTAAAGGGTGATCCATGCTTGTCTGCAATAATAGCAGCTATAAGTGCTATTTTATTAAAAATTGGAGTGTTAGAGGCGTTAGCAATAGCATGGCCAGTTGGATTTATAGGAGTGTTAATTTGGAAGTATCGTTTAAAGGTGAATATATGTTTTGTTGGTAAATTTTCTAAAAAAGCTGCCAATAAAAAAGCAAATATATTTCTATATAATGTATTATATCCACAGTTACTTTTGTTATTGTCTTGTGTAATTATTATATTAGTTAGCTATGTAATTATTAAATTACTAATGGTAATAATAAACTTACGCTATGGTGTATTTACTTACATTTTGATGTTAATAGGTTTAGTTTTAGTTTTTAATTTTATAATTTCAAATATTAAAAAAATTAAAAAAATAAATTTACTTATTATATTTGTATTTGCTCTTTTAGTATTAGTTTTTACAAAATCAATTAGTATACTTTATTTATGCATTGGATTTTTATTATACTTAATGTATAAGGATTTTAAATTGATTAAAAAAGCTAATAGAAATGATAATTATACTATAAAATATAAAGATTTATTAAAATCTTGGGTTGTATGGATGAATTTTTCTCATGCTTGCTACAATTTTGAAAGAATGCAAGGACTTGCATTTGCACATTGTATGAAAAATATTATCAATATATTATATATAGATAAAGAAAAAAGGCTTGAGAGAATAATATATTATACAGATTTTTTTAATACCGAGCCTAATTTGGGAACACCTATACATGGTTATGTCATATCACTTGAAGAAAAGTTTTCTAAAAATGAATACAATGGAGATATAAATACACTAAAAAGAAGCATGATGGGAGTTGTATCAGGTCTGGGTGATTCATTTACTCAAACAGTATTAACACCAATTTTTATTAGTATTTGTGTTGTCTTTGCATTTAATAAAAATATATATGGTGTTATTATTACAGCTTTGGCACTATCATTTGTTATACTTTATATATCTTACACAGGTTTTATAAAAGGGTATTATAATCAAAAAAATGGTTTAATGGATAGGATAAATGAAGTAAAACAAAGCCATATAAAAAGAAATTATAGTTTGATAAATATAGTGTTATTTGCATTGATTACCTATAATTCTTTAGCTTTGATAAATAGTTTAAAACTTAGAGCGACTGACTTATTTATATCA